One window of Streptomyces sp. SUK 48 genomic DNA carries:
- a CDS encoding flavodoxin family protein — protein sequence MTSPVVSIAYHSGFGHTAVLAEAVRAGAVEAGAEAHLIKVDEITEEQWGILDRSDAIVFGSPTYMGTASGAFHVFGEATSSRWAGQGWQDKLAAGFTNSGSKSGDKLHTLQFFQTLAAQHGMHWVNLGLLPGWNSSSASENDLNRLGFFAGAAAQTDTDQGPEGVHKADIATAEHLGRRVTETARTFARGRVAA from the coding sequence ATGACCAGCCCCGTTGTTTCGATCGCCTACCACTCGGGCTTCGGCCACACCGCCGTCCTGGCCGAGGCCGTCCGCGCCGGTGCCGTCGAGGCGGGCGCCGAGGCGCACCTGATCAAGGTGGACGAGATCACCGAGGAGCAGTGGGGGATACTCGACCGCTCGGACGCGATCGTCTTTGGCTCGCCCACCTACATGGGCACCGCCTCCGGTGCCTTCCATGTCTTCGGCGAGGCGACCTCCTCGCGCTGGGCCGGCCAGGGCTGGCAGGACAAGCTGGCCGCCGGGTTCACCAACTCGGGCTCCAAGAGCGGCGACAAGCTGCACACGCTCCAGTTCTTCCAGACGCTCGCCGCGCAGCACGGCATGCACTGGGTGAACCTCGGGCTGCTCCCCGGCTGGAACAGCAGCTCCGCCTCCGAGAACGATCTCAACCGTCTGGGCTTCTTCGCCGGCGCCGCCGCCCAGACCGACACCGACCAGGGCCCCGAGGGTGTGCACAAGGCGGACATCGCCACGGCCGAGCACCTCGGACGCCGGGTGACCGAGACTGCGCGGACGTTCGCGCGGGGCCGGGTCGCCGCGTAA
- a CDS encoding DUF177 domain-containing protein — MASNARLDHRNPLVFDTHELGRRPGALQRLTREIDAPTDLGIPGVIEVPEGTPVELGLRLESVMEGVLVTGTARATAKGECVRCLEPVELELEADFQEMFSYPDADDRGRVIAEPGDDAEDDEDRLFIEDGLFDLEPVLRDAVVLALPMQPVCQEDCPGLCSECGARLADDPEHHHDAVDIRWAALQGLAGTTTDGEKDEMSGAEAGVDEKQEK, encoded by the coding sequence ATGGCTTCCAACGCCCGCCTCGACCACCGCAACCCCCTCGTGTTCGATACCCACGAGCTGGGCCGGCGTCCTGGTGCGCTGCAGCGCCTGACCCGTGAGATCGACGCCCCCACGGATCTCGGCATCCCGGGAGTCATCGAAGTGCCGGAAGGCACCCCGGTGGAACTCGGCCTCCGGCTTGAGTCGGTCATGGAAGGGGTGCTTGTCACAGGCACCGCCCGTGCAACGGCCAAGGGGGAGTGCGTAAGGTGTCTGGAGCCGGTCGAGCTGGAGCTCGAAGCGGACTTCCAGGAGATGTTCTCGTACCCTGACGCCGACGACCGGGGCCGCGTGATCGCGGAACCGGGCGACGACGCCGAGGACGACGAGGACAGGCTCTTCATCGAGGACGGACTTTTCGACCTCGAGCCTGTGCTGCGCGATGCGGTGGTGCTCGCACTGCCGATGCAGCCGGTGTGCCAGGAAGACTGCCCGGGTCTGTGCTCCGAGTGCGGAGCCCGGCTCGCGGACGACCCGGAACACCATCATGACGCCGTCGACATCCGTTGGGCGGCTTTGCAGGGACTCGCCGGCACCACGACGGACGGCGAGAAGGACGAGATGAGCGGCGCCGAAGCGGGCGTCGACGAGAAGCAGGAGAAGTAG
- the rnc gene encoding ribonuclease III — translation MTDAKAASPRQRGAGSPASSHTVLEGRLGYQVESALLVRALTHRSYAYENGGLPTNERLEFLGDSVLGLVVTDTLYRTHPDLPEGQLAKLRAAVVNSRALAEVGRGLDLGAFIRLGRGEEGTGGRDKASILADTLEAVIGAVYLDQGLDAASELVHRLFDPLIEKSSNLGAGLDWKTSLQELTAIEGLGVPEYLVTETGPDHEKTFTAAARVGGVSYGTGTGRSKKEAEQQAAESAWRAIKAAADERAKAATEAEQAVVEAAKDDDTSSATA, via the coding sequence ATGACAGACGCGAAAGCCGCCAGTCCCCGCCAGCGCGGGGCTGGCTCACCGGCCTCGTCCCACACAGTTCTGGAAGGGCGGCTCGGCTACCAGGTCGAGTCCGCCCTTCTGGTGCGTGCGCTCACCCACCGTTCCTACGCGTACGAGAACGGCGGTCTGCCGACGAACGAGCGGCTGGAGTTCCTCGGGGACTCCGTGCTCGGCCTCGTCGTGACGGACACGCTGTACCGCACCCACCCCGACCTGCCCGAGGGCCAACTGGCCAAGCTGCGGGCCGCGGTGGTCAACTCGCGTGCGCTGGCGGAGGTGGGGCGCGGCCTCGACCTCGGCGCCTTCATCCGGCTCGGCCGGGGTGAAGAGGGCACGGGTGGCCGGGACAAGGCGTCCATCCTCGCCGACACCCTTGAAGCGGTGATCGGCGCGGTCTATCTCGACCAGGGCCTCGACGCGGCGTCCGAGCTGGTGCACCGGCTCTTCGACCCGCTGATCGAGAAGTCCTCCAACCTGGGCGCGGGCCTGGACTGGAAGACGTCGCTCCAGGAGCTGACCGCGATCGAGGGACTCGGCGTGCCCGAGTACCTGGTCACGGAGACCGGCCCCGACCACGAGAAGACCTTCACTGCTGCCGCCCGCGTCGGAGGCGTCTCGTACGGCACCGGCACCGGCCGCAGCAAGAAGGAGGCGGAGCAGCAGGCCGCCGAGTCCGCCTGGCGTGCCATCAAGGCCGCCGCGGACGAGCGCGCCAAGGCGGCGACGGAGGCCGAACAGGCCGTCGTGGAAGCCGCCAAGGACGACGACACGTCGTCCGCCACCGCCTGA
- the rsmD gene encoding 16S rRNA (guanine(966)-N(2))-methyltransferase RsmD, protein MTRVIAGKAGGRRLSVPPGTGTRPTSDRAREGLFSTWQSLLGGPLAGERVLDLYAGSGAVGLEALSRGAGHTLLVEADARAARTVRENVRNLGLPGAEVRAGKAEQVIRTAPPAAPYDLVFLDPPYAVTDDDLREILLTLRSEGWLAKDVLVTVERSTRGGEFRWPDGFEAIRSRRYGEGTFWYGRAASTCEDAR, encoded by the coding sequence ATGACCCGCGTGATCGCCGGCAAGGCAGGCGGACGGCGCCTGTCCGTACCGCCCGGCACAGGAACCCGGCCGACCTCCGACCGCGCACGCGAAGGTCTCTTCTCCACCTGGCAGTCCCTCCTCGGCGGCCCCCTGGCGGGCGAACGCGTCCTCGACCTCTACGCCGGCTCCGGCGCCGTCGGCCTGGAGGCCCTCTCCCGCGGCGCGGGACACACCCTCCTCGTCGAGGCCGACGCCCGCGCCGCGCGGACCGTCCGCGAGAACGTGCGGAACCTGGGCCTTCCCGGCGCCGAGGTCAGAGCGGGCAAAGCCGAACAAGTCATCAGGACCGCGCCCCCCGCCGCCCCGTACGACCTGGTCTTCCTCGATCCCCCCTACGCCGTCACCGACGACGATCTTCGCGAGATTCTCCTCACACTCCGCTCGGAGGGGTGGCTCGCGAAGGACGTGCTGGTCACCGTGGAGCGCAGCACCAGAGGCGGTGAATTCCGGTGGCCGGACGGCTTCGAGGCGATCCGATCCCGTCGCTACGGCGAGGGAACGTTTTGGTACGGTCGCGCCGCCTCTACGTGCGAAGACGCACGATGA
- a CDS encoding helix-turn-helix domain-containing protein codes for MTALPQEPDELAYNVFAKACPSRCTLENVTGRWGGLTLGALYEGSLRFNELRRRVDGVSEKMLSQTLHALERDGLVHREAQPTNPPRVDYELTPLGREVAKRLLALIECVEGAMDEVLAARGRYDETRGAR; via the coding sequence ATGACCGCACTGCCCCAGGAGCCCGACGAGCTCGCCTACAACGTCTTCGCCAAGGCATGCCCCTCCCGCTGCACGCTGGAGAACGTCACGGGCCGCTGGGGCGGACTGACCCTCGGGGCCCTGTACGAGGGCTCACTGCGCTTCAACGAGTTGCGCCGCCGCGTCGACGGGGTGAGCGAGAAGATGCTCTCCCAGACCCTGCACGCGCTGGAGCGCGACGGCCTGGTGCACCGCGAGGCCCAGCCGACCAACCCGCCCCGCGTCGACTACGAGCTGACCCCGCTCGGCCGCGAGGTCGCGAAGCGGCTGCTGGCCCTCATCGAGTGCGTGGAGGGCGCCATGGACGAGGTGCTGGCCGCGCGCGGGCGTTACGACGAGACGCGCGGCGCCCGCTGA
- a CDS encoding acylphosphatase, giving the protein MSEDVRLVAWVRGHVQGVGFRWFTRAKALEIGGLSGFALNLADGRVQVVAEGAREGCEGLLDWLQEADTPGRVDGVTEIWDTPRGGYDGFAIR; this is encoded by the coding sequence ATGAGTGAGGATGTTCGACTGGTCGCCTGGGTGCGTGGGCACGTGCAGGGCGTGGGATTTCGCTGGTTCACCCGTGCCAAGGCGCTGGAGATCGGCGGCCTGAGTGGTTTTGCTCTCAATTTGGCGGACGGCCGGGTCCAGGTCGTCGCCGAGGGCGCGCGCGAGGGCTGCGAGGGGCTGCTCGACTGGCTCCAGGAGGCCGACACGCCCGGCCGTGTCGACGGCGTCACCGAGATCTGGGACACACCCCGCGGCGGCTACGACGGCTTCGCGATCCGCTGA
- the recG gene encoding ATP-dependent DNA helicase RecG, which produces MDLVPAPEEPLKQPLKSVLGPATAKVMAEHLGLHTVGDLLHHYPRRYEERGQLTHLADLPMDEHVTVVAQVADARLHSFASSRAPRGKGQRLEVTITDGSGRLQLVFFGNGVHKPHKDLLPGTRAMFAGKVSLFNHRLQLAHPAYELLRGDGEEAVETWAGSLIPLYPATAKLESWKIGKAVQTVLPAAQEALDPLPPALREGRGLLPLPEALLKIHRPGTKADIADARARLKWDEAFVLQVALARRRYADAQLPALARRPKADGLLAAFDDRLPFTLTEGQLKVSREIFAGLATEHPMHRLLQGEVGSGKTLVALRAMLAVVDAGGQAAMLAPTEVLAQQHHRSITEMMGDLAEGGMLGGTEHATKVVLLTGSMGAAARRKALLDLATGEAGVVIGTHALIEDKVQFHDLGLVVVDEQHRFGVEQRDALRGKGRQPPHLLVMTATPIPRTVAMTVFGDLETSVLDQLPAGRSPIASHVVPAADKPHFLARAWERVREEVENGHQAYVVCPRIGDHGDDVDEATDPKKAAKKKSAEDEAEKRPPLAVLDVADHLAKGPLQGLRVEVLHGRMHPDDKDAVMRRFAAGETDVLVATTVIEVGVNVPNATAMVIMDADRFGVSQLHQLRGRVGRGSAPGLCLLVTEMPEASPARQRLNAVAATLDGFELSRIDLEQRREGDVLGQAQSGARSSLRVLEVIEDEEVIGEARSEATALVTANPDLDRLPGLRTALDALLDEEREQYLEKG; this is translated from the coding sequence ATGGATCTCGTGCCCGCACCGGAAGAACCACTGAAACAGCCACTGAAGTCAGTGCTCGGCCCCGCCACCGCGAAGGTGATGGCCGAGCACCTGGGCCTGCACACCGTCGGCGACCTCCTGCACCACTACCCGCGCAGGTACGAGGAGCGCGGCCAGCTCACCCACCTCGCCGACCTCCCCATGGACGAGCACGTCACCGTGGTCGCCCAGGTCGCCGACGCCCGCCTGCACTCCTTCGCCTCCTCCCGGGCGCCCCGCGGCAAGGGCCAGCGCCTGGAGGTCACCATCACCGACGGCAGCGGCCGCCTCCAGCTGGTCTTCTTCGGCAACGGCGTGCACAAGCCGCACAAGGACCTGCTGCCGGGCACCCGCGCGATGTTCGCGGGCAAGGTCTCCCTCTTCAATCACCGCCTCCAGCTCGCCCACCCCGCCTACGAGTTGCTGCGCGGCGACGGCGAGGAGGCCGTCGAGACCTGGGCGGGCTCCCTGATCCCGCTCTACCCGGCCACCGCCAAACTGGAGTCCTGGAAGATCGGCAAGGCGGTGCAGACGGTCCTGCCCGCCGCCCAGGAGGCCCTCGACCCACTGCCGCCCGCCCTGCGCGAGGGCCGCGGGCTGCTCCCGCTCCCCGAGGCCCTGCTCAAGATCCACCGCCCGGGCACCAAGGCCGACATCGCGGACGCCCGCGCCCGCCTCAAGTGGGACGAGGCGTTCGTCCTCCAGGTCGCCCTGGCCCGCCGCCGGTACGCCGACGCGCAGCTCCCGGCTCTCGCCCGCCGCCCCAAGGCGGACGGCCTCCTGGCCGCCTTCGACGACCGGCTGCCGTTCACCCTCACCGAGGGCCAGCTGAAGGTCTCCCGCGAGATCTTCGCCGGCCTCGCCACCGAACACCCCATGCACCGGCTCCTTCAGGGCGAGGTCGGCAGCGGCAAGACGCTGGTCGCCCTGCGCGCCATGCTCGCCGTGGTCGACGCGGGCGGGCAGGCCGCCATGCTCGCGCCGACCGAGGTGCTGGCCCAGCAGCACCACCGGTCGATCACCGAGATGATGGGCGACCTCGCCGAGGGCGGCATGCTGGGCGGCACGGAACACGCCACCAAGGTGGTGCTGCTCACCGGCTCCATGGGCGCCGCGGCCCGCCGCAAGGCCCTGCTCGACCTGGCCACCGGCGAGGCCGGCGTCGTCATCGGCACCCATGCCCTGATCGAGGACAAGGTCCAGTTCCACGACCTCGGCCTGGTCGTCGTGGACGAACAGCACCGCTTCGGCGTGGAGCAGCGCGACGCCCTGCGCGGCAAGGGCAGACAGCCCCCGCACCTCCTCGTGATGACGGCCACCCCGATCCCGCGCACGGTCGCCATGACCGTCTTCGGCGACCTGGAGACCTCCGTCCTCGACCAGCTCCCGGCCGGCCGCTCCCCGATCGCCAGCCATGTCGTCCCGGCCGCCGACAAGCCCCACTTCCTGGCCCGCGCCTGGGAACGGGTGCGGGAGGAGGTGGAGAACGGCCATCAGGCATACGTCGTCTGCCCCCGGATCGGCGACCACGGCGACGACGTCGACGAGGCGACCGACCCGAAGAAGGCGGCCAAGAAGAAGTCCGCCGAGGACGAGGCCGAGAAGCGCCCCCCGCTCGCCGTCCTCGACGTGGCCGACCACCTGGCCAAGGGGCCCCTCCAGGGCCTGCGGGTCGAGGTGCTGCACGGCAGGATGCACCCCGACGACAAGGACGCCGTGATGCGCCGCTTCGCCGCGGGCGAGACCGACGTCCTGGTCGCCACCACGGTCATCGAGGTCGGCGTGAACGTCCCGAACGCCACCGCGATGGTCATCATGGACGCCGACCGCTTCGGCGTCTCCCAGCTCCACCAGCTGCGCGGCCGGGTGGGCCGCGGCTCCGCGCCCGGCCTGTGCCTCCTGGTCACCGAGATGCCCGAGGCCAGTCCCGCCCGCCAGCGGCTGAACGCGGTCGCCGCCACCCTCGACGGCTTCGAGCTCTCCCGCATCGACCTCGAACAGCGCCGCGAGGGCGACGTCCTCGGCCAGGCCCAGTCCGGCGCCCGCTCCAGCCTGCGCGTGCTGGAGGTCATCGAGGACGAGGAGGTCATCGGGGAGGCCCGGAGCGAGGCGACCGCCCTGGTGACGGCGAACCCGGACCTGGACCGGCTGCCGGGCCTGCGCACCGCGCTGGACGCGCTGCTGGACGAGGAGAGGGAGCAGTATCTGGAGAAGGGCTGA
- the mutM gene encoding bifunctional DNA-formamidopyrimidine glycosylase/DNA-(apurinic or apyrimidinic site) lyase, translating into MPELPEVEVVRRGLARWVAHRTVAETEVLHPRAVRRHVAGGEDFAHRLKGHHIGDPSRRGKYLWLPLEETNQSVLAHLGMSGQLLVQPREAPDEKHLRIRVRFADSLGTELRFVDQRTFGGLSLHDNTPDGLPDVIAHIARDPLDPLFDDEAFHQALRRKRTTVKRALLDQSLISGVGNIYADEALWRARIHYERPTAGLTRPVTAELLGHIRDVMNAALAVGGTSFDSLYVNVNGESGYFDRSLDAYGREGEPCRRCGTPMRRRPWMNRSSYFCPKCQRAPRVSS; encoded by the coding sequence ATGCCCGAGTTGCCCGAGGTCGAGGTCGTCCGGCGGGGGCTGGCGCGATGGGTGGCCCATCGCACCGTCGCCGAGACCGAGGTGCTGCACCCGCGCGCCGTGCGCCGCCATGTGGCCGGCGGCGAGGACTTCGCGCACCGGCTCAAGGGGCATCACATCGGCGACCCGAGCCGGCGCGGCAAGTACCTGTGGCTGCCGCTGGAGGAGACGAACCAGTCGGTCCTCGCGCACCTCGGGATGAGCGGGCAGCTGCTGGTGCAGCCGCGGGAGGCGCCGGACGAGAAGCATCTGCGCATCCGGGTCCGGTTCGCCGACTCGCTCGGCACCGAGCTGCGGTTCGTGGACCAACGCACCTTCGGCGGGCTGTCGTTGCACGACAACACCCCGGACGGGCTGCCCGACGTCATCGCGCACATCGCCCGCGACCCCCTCGACCCGCTCTTCGACGACGAGGCGTTCCACCAGGCGCTGCGGCGCAAGCGCACCACCGTCAAACGGGCCCTGCTGGACCAGTCGTTGATCAGCGGTGTCGGCAACATCTACGCGGACGAGGCCCTGTGGCGCGCCCGCATCCACTACGAGCGTCCGACCGCCGGCCTCACCCGCCCGGTCACGGCCGAACTCCTCGGCCACATCAGGGACGTGATGAACGCGGCCCTCGCCGTCGGCGGCACCAGCTTCGACAGCCTGTACGTCAACGTCAACGGCGAGTCGGGCTACTTCGACCGTTCGCTCGACGCCTACGGCCGCGAGGGCGAGCCCTGCCGCCGCTGCGGCACCCCCATGCGGCGCCGCCCGTGGATGAACCGGTCCAGCTACTTCTGCCCGAAGTGTCAGCGGGCGCCGCGCGTCTCGTCGTAA
- the rpmF gene encoding 50S ribosomal protein L32 produces the protein MAVPKRKMSRSNTRHRRSQWKAAVPTLVACERCHEPKLQHIACPSCGTYNKRQVLEV, from the coding sequence GTGGCTGTTCCGAAGCGGAAGATGTCGCGCAGCAACACGCGCCACCGCCGGTCGCAGTGGAAGGCTGCGGTCCCCACCCTGGTTGCGTGCGAGCGCTGCCACGAGCCCAAGCTGCAGCACATCGCGTGCCCGTCTTGCGGCACCTACAACAAGCGCCAGGTCCTCGAAGTCTGA
- the coaD gene encoding pantetheine-phosphate adenylyltransferase, translating to MRRAVCPGSFDPITNGHLDIIARAARLYDEVYVAVMINQSKKGLFEVEERIELIRDVTSEFANVRVETHHGLLVDYCKQRDIPAIVKGLRAVSDFDYELQMAQMNNGLTGVETLFVPTNPTYSFLSSSLVREVAAWGGDVSHLVPPQVLAALNRRLRKD from the coding sequence GTGCGCCGCGCCGTCTGTCCCGGGTCGTTCGACCCGATCACCAATGGACATCTCGACATCATCGCCCGAGCCGCCCGGCTGTACGACGAGGTCTACGTCGCGGTGATGATCAACCAGTCCAAGAAGGGCCTGTTCGAGGTCGAGGAGCGGATCGAGCTGATCCGCGACGTCACCTCGGAGTTCGCCAACGTACGGGTCGAGACCCACCACGGCCTGCTCGTGGACTACTGCAAGCAGCGCGACATCCCCGCCATCGTCAAGGGCCTGCGCGCCGTCAGCGACTTCGACTACGAGCTCCAGATGGCCCAGATGAACAACGGCCTCACCGGTGTCGAGACGCTGTTCGTGCCGACCAACCCCACCTACAGCTTCCTGTCCTCCTCGCTCGTCCGGGAGGTCGCGGCCTGGGGCGGCGACGTCTCCCACCTGGTGCCGCCGCAGGTCCTCGCCGCACTCAACAGGCGGCTGCGCAAGGACTGA
- a CDS encoding cell division initiation protein produces the protein MDVHKKLDEIVSAVAGARAMPMSASCVINRADLLALLEEVRQALPGSLAQAQELIGDREQMVEQARQEADRIIETAHAERGSLVSGTEVARRSQTEADRILTEARQEAEEVRAEADDYVDSKLANFEVVLTKTLGSVGRGREKLLGTGPGLDENGYEDEDAPERSLDPETLRHNADAYVDTKLGAFEAVLAKTLEAVGRGRQKLHGRIATDDLGALADDTTTFQHSSDADYLADLAALADAPAGRPAARQEQPSYEPRPERPAYDPAPEPAYDPAPEPAYDQQPEQPAYDQQPSYEPQPAYGAYDQQQAAYPGFPQQGAYGGQDPYGYQQQGDPYTYQAGYTQQAGYDPQQQQPPQAPQQSQPQQDYALDETSLFDTGMISAEQLRAYEQGRGTR, from the coding sequence GTGGACGTGCACAAGAAGCTCGACGAGATCGTCTCCGCGGTCGCCGGCGCACGGGCCATGCCCATGTCGGCGTCCTGTGTGATCAACCGCGCCGACCTGCTCGCGCTGCTGGAAGAGGTGCGCCAGGCCCTGCCCGGCTCCCTCGCGCAGGCGCAGGAGCTGATCGGCGACCGGGAGCAGATGGTCGAGCAGGCCCGCCAGGAGGCCGATCGGATCATCGAGACCGCGCACGCCGAACGCGGCTCGCTGGTCTCCGGCACCGAGGTCGCCCGCCGCTCCCAGACCGAGGCCGACCGGATTCTCACCGAGGCCCGCCAGGAGGCCGAGGAGGTCCGCGCCGAGGCCGACGACTACGTCGACTCCAAGCTCGCCAACTTCGAGGTCGTCCTCACCAAGACCCTGGGCTCGGTCGGCCGCGGCCGCGAGAAGCTCCTCGGCACCGGTCCGGGCCTGGACGAGAACGGCTACGAGGACGAGGACGCCCCCGAGCGCAGCCTGGACCCCGAGACCCTGCGGCACAACGCCGACGCGTACGTGGACACCAAGCTGGGTGCCTTCGAGGCGGTGCTCGCCAAGACCCTGGAGGCGGTCGGCCGCGGCCGGCAGAAGCTGCACGGCCGGATCGCCACCGACGACCTCGGCGCCCTCGCCGACGACACCACGACCTTCCAGCACTCCAGCGACGCCGACTACCTCGCCGACCTGGCCGCCCTCGCGGACGCCCCGGCCGGGCGCCCGGCGGCCCGCCAGGAGCAGCCGTCGTACGAGCCCCGGCCGGAGCGGCCCGCCTACGACCCGGCGCCCGAGCCCGCGTACGACCCGGCGCCCGAGCCCGCGTACGACCAGCAGCCGGAGCAGCCGGCGTACGACCAGCAGCCCTCGTACGAGCCGCAGCCCGCCTACGGCGCCTACGACCAGCAGCAGGCCGCCTACCCCGGTTTCCCGCAGCAGGGGGCCTACGGCGGGCAGGACCCGTACGGCTACCAGCAGCAGGGCGACCCCTACACCTACCAGGCCGGCTACACCCAGCAGGCGGGCTACGACCCCCAGCAGCAACAGCCGCCCCAGGCGCCGCAGCAGTCCCAGCCGCAGCAGGACTACGCTCTGGACGAGACCAGCCTCTTCGACACCGGCATGATCAGCGCGGAGCAGCTGCGGGCCTACGAACAGGGCCGCGGCACCCGCTGA
- a CDS encoding CAP domain-containing protein, translated as MGRHRRSDAGRAAEGDDPRASAAGSDDPASAPTAPIPMGTAPYLNPEAYAAAKAKADAYLFAAGPGDAAYSDGDSDPGTGADPGTGAAGGSAGPPAGPVSGFGAVGGPGGGSGAGSGGGPGEGPDENPARGRRRPKQAGRAVSMTLLGMCVAVALGTAAVAAGVVPGFQGYRLDGSSHTTGGDHIRAVDSPGNTADEQGGASGSVDIGGTGSGGTGGGTGSGGSAAGQGTTRTPSSTAPTPSSSPSSSPAPSTSAPASPSASAPPSPSKSASAPSASTKPSAPRTTPAAPAPPKPKPSPTRAKPRPTASKTAAPGPTAPPVTVSAQAAAEAEVLKLVNDERAKAGCSALSANSALTGLAEKFSDDMAARGFFSDTDPDGKSPWDRAAAAGVSGLGAENIARGPADAAAVVKAWMASPEHRANILNCDFHTLGVGVHFGAGGPWWTEEFGS; from the coding sequence ATGGGACGCCACCGACGCTCGGACGCCGGCCGCGCCGCGGAGGGCGACGACCCGCGCGCCTCCGCCGCCGGGAGCGACGATCCGGCGTCCGCGCCCACGGCGCCGATACCGATGGGCACCGCGCCCTATCTGAACCCCGAGGCGTACGCGGCGGCGAAGGCCAAGGCCGACGCGTATCTCTTCGCGGCGGGGCCGGGGGATGCGGCGTATTCGGATGGGGATTCGGACCCGGGTACGGGTGCGGACCCGGGTACGGGTGCGGCCGGTGGTTCGGCTGGTCCTCCGGCTGGTCCGGTGAGCGGTTTCGGGGCGGTCGGCGGTCCCGGTGGCGGGTCGGGCGCGGGTTCCGGTGGCGGCCCCGGTGAGGGCCCGGACGAGAATCCCGCCCGTGGCCGGCGGCGGCCGAAGCAGGCGGGGCGGGCGGTGAGCATGACGCTGCTCGGGATGTGCGTGGCCGTCGCCCTGGGCACGGCCGCGGTGGCCGCGGGTGTGGTCCCGGGCTTCCAGGGCTACCGCCTCGACGGCAGCTCGCACACCACCGGCGGCGACCATATCCGGGCGGTGGACTCCCCCGGCAACACGGCCGACGAGCAGGGCGGCGCGTCCGGCAGCGTGGACATCGGCGGTACGGGCAGCGGGGGCACCGGCGGCGGCACCGGCTCCGGCGGGTCGGCGGCCGGTCAGGGCACCACGCGGACACCCTCTTCCACCGCCCCGACGCCCTCCTCGTCGCCGTCCTCGTCACCGGCGCCCTCGACGTCCGCGCCGGCCTCGCCCTCGGCCTCCGCCCCGCCGAGCCCGTCGAAGTCCGCGTCGGCCCCGTCGGCGTCCACGAAGCCCAGCGCCCCCAGGACCACCCCGGCCGCCCCCGCCCCTCCCAAGCCCAAGCCCTCCCCCACCAGGGCGAAGCCGCGCCCCACGGCGTCGAAGACCGCGGCCCCCGGACCGACCGCCCCGCCCGTGACCGTCTCCGCGCAGGCCGCCGCCGAGGCGGAGGTGCTGAAGCTGGTCAACGACGAGCGGGCCAAGGCGGGGTGCAGCGCGCTGTCCGCGAACTCGGCGCTGACCGGCCTGGCCGAGAAGTTCAGCGACGACATGGCGGCGCGGGGCTTCTTCTCGGACACCGACCCGGACGGGAAGTCGCCGTGGGACCGGGCGGCGGCGGCCGGCGTCAGCGGGCTCGGCGCCGAGAACATCGCGCGCGGCCCGGCGGACGCGGCGGCCGTGGTGAAGGCGTGGATGGCCAGCCCCGAGCACCGCGCCAACATCCTGAACTGCGACTTCCACACCCTCGGCGTCGGCGTGCACTTCGGCGCGGGCGGCCCCTGGTGGACCGAGGAGTTCGGCAGCTGA